A window of Streptomyces armeniacus contains these coding sequences:
- a CDS encoding restriction endonuclease, whose product MVHEGVLLDSQTLRASVAERTEALDKVKALSLLPDGTHVTTRMVANYFEVGLKAIKSLIHDHRAELESNGYRVLTGAELSSFKEPGCLPKHTGRHLAVFTRRTVLNVAMLLRDSVVARHVRRYLLDAEAQQRCPQGVRPVENSVIHNLVEWLDDRLERSVAHQLAQYDARGSRRRSLPPGRLHQRRQHQQQQRPERRSGGPHRGRPHPGRAVQALRSVPQGGER is encoded by the coding sequence ATGGTGCACGAAGGCGTGCTGCTGGACTCGCAGACGCTGCGGGCGAGCGTCGCGGAACGCACGGAAGCGCTCGACAAGGTGAAGGCGCTGTCACTGCTGCCGGACGGCACGCACGTGACGACGCGGATGGTGGCGAACTACTTCGAGGTCGGGCTCAAAGCGATCAAGTCGCTGATCCACGACCACAGGGCCGAGCTGGAGAGCAACGGCTACCGTGTTTTGACAGGTGCAGAACTAAGCTCCTTTAAGGAGCCTGGTTGTCTCCCGAAACACACAGGCCGCCACCTCGCGGTCTTCACCAGGCGCACCGTGCTCAACGTCGCCATGCTGCTCCGCGACAGCGTCGTCGCACGTCACGTGCGCCGGTACCTGCTCGACGCCGAAGCGCAGCAGCGTTGTCCACAGGGTGTGCGGCCTGTGGAAAACTCGGTTATCCACAACCTCGTGGAGTGGCTCGACGACCGCCTCGAGCGTTCCGTCGCGCACCAACTGGCGCAGTACGACGCACGAGGATCACGTCGCCGGTCTCTGCCGCCGGGACGGCTGCATCAGCGTCGCCAACACCAGCAGCAACAGCGACCTGAGCGCCGATCTGGTGGGCCGCACCGCGGACGGCCGCACCCTGGTCGTGCAGTGCAAGCACTTCGCTCCGTACCGCAGGGTGGAGAGCGGTGA
- a CDS encoding helix-turn-helix transcriptional regulator, which yields MTDTSARLLRLLSLLQTPREWPGVELADRLAVTPRTVRRDIERLRDLGYPVHATRGAAGGYRLVAGRAMPPLLLDDEEAVAIAVGLRTAAGHAVDGIEEASVRALAKLEQVLPSRLRHRVRTLGGSTVPLFVGGGPRIDPEVLATLAATAASGERLRFRYAPAARPAVAEAAVAEATAAGATSAGEPDSARLVEPYGLVSAGRRWYFVAYDVRRDDWRTFRVDRVTEPHPTGVRTTPRQLPDGAEDAAAFVRNALWSLAPTHQAVATLHAPAAQIRARLGDRTVELTALDAGTCRLRTQTDTLDWLAFQLVQLGCEFEVHEPPELITHLRDLGARVTRAVDNSGN from the coding sequence ATGACGGACACCTCGGCACGGCTGCTGCGCCTGCTGTCCCTGCTCCAGACCCCGCGCGAGTGGCCCGGCGTCGAGCTCGCGGACCGGCTCGCCGTCACCCCGCGCACCGTACGGCGCGACATCGAGCGGCTGCGCGACCTGGGCTATCCCGTCCACGCCACGCGCGGCGCCGCCGGCGGCTACCGGCTGGTCGCGGGCCGTGCCATGCCGCCGCTGCTGCTGGACGACGAGGAGGCGGTCGCCATCGCGGTCGGCCTCCGTACGGCGGCGGGGCACGCGGTCGACGGCATCGAGGAGGCGTCCGTACGCGCCCTCGCCAAACTCGAGCAGGTGCTGCCCTCCCGGCTCCGGCACCGGGTCCGGACGCTGGGCGGCTCGACCGTTCCGCTCTTCGTCGGAGGCGGCCCGCGGATCGACCCGGAGGTCCTGGCCACGCTGGCGGCTACGGCCGCGTCCGGGGAACGCCTCCGGTTCCGGTACGCCCCCGCGGCGCGGCCCGCGGTGGCGGAGGCCGCGGTGGCGGAGGCCACAGCGGCGGGGGCCACCTCGGCGGGGGAGCCGGACAGCGCGCGCCTGGTGGAGCCGTACGGCCTGGTGTCGGCGGGGCGCCGCTGGTACTTCGTCGCGTACGACGTGCGGCGCGACGACTGGCGGACGTTCCGCGTCGACCGGGTGACGGAACCGCACCCCACCGGCGTACGGACCACGCCGCGCCAGCTCCCCGACGGCGCCGAGGACGCGGCGGCCTTCGTCCGCAACGCGCTCTGGTCGCTGGCCCCCACCCACCAGGCGGTCGCCACCCTGCACGCCCCGGCGGCGCAGATCCGCGCGCGGCTGGGCGACCGCACGGTCGAACTGACCGCGCTCGACGCCGGCACGTGCCGACTGCGCACCCAGACGGACACGCTGGACTGGCTGGCCTTCCAACTGGTCCAGCTGGGCTGCGAGTTCGAGGTCCACGAACCCCCGGAACTGATCACGCACCTGCGCGACCTGGGAGCCCGCGTCACGAGGGCTGTGGACAACTCGGGAAACTGA
- a CDS encoding winged helix DNA-binding domain-containing protein — MSDAPENPVSPEIPDAPVAHIPWSAAVARRLERHALAEPPADAPAEAPAEAATEGAAEAAARVAATLCGAHAQVLSAAELSLAMRLPGTAATRTDIQRALWTDRTLVKTYGPRGTVHLLPSRDLPLWTGALTAQQAASANGGAAATDYLDAGRTDEVVAAIGDALADTELTVDELTEAIVERTGAWAGERVMDAFQDKWPRWRSATAVAAHRGALCFGPNKGRRITYTNPHRWLPGFTPYEGDVALAELVRRYLHAYGPASPQHFARWTGAPRGWAAGLFRGLAERGEIQPVDLAGTPAWVVAGDTALPAEPPRGVRLLPYFDAYSVGCHPRDRVFPGRAAERALAGGQAGNFPVLLVDGTAAGVWHQRRSGRTIHLTVEPLASLTTAQRAGLDAQAQRLGALMEGTVRLTVGPVTVGPHA, encoded by the coding sequence ATGAGCGACGCCCCCGAGAACCCCGTGAGCCCCGAGATCCCCGACGCCCCCGTCGCGCACATCCCGTGGTCCGCCGCCGTCGCCCGGCGCCTGGAACGGCACGCGCTCGCCGAGCCGCCCGCCGACGCACCGGCCGAAGCACCGGCCGAAGCGGCAACCGAAGGAGCGGCCGAAGCCGCCGCCCGCGTCGCCGCCACCCTCTGCGGCGCCCACGCCCAGGTTCTCTCCGCCGCCGAACTCTCCCTCGCCATGCGGCTGCCCGGCACCGCCGCCACCCGTACGGACATCCAGCGCGCCCTGTGGACCGACCGCACGCTGGTGAAGACGTACGGCCCGCGCGGCACCGTCCATCTGCTGCCCAGCCGCGACCTGCCGCTGTGGACGGGCGCGCTCACCGCGCAGCAGGCGGCCTCGGCCAACGGGGGCGCCGCGGCGACCGATTACCTCGACGCGGGCCGGACCGACGAGGTCGTGGCGGCCATCGGCGACGCGCTCGCCGACACCGAACTGACCGTGGACGAGCTGACCGAGGCCATCGTCGAACGCACCGGCGCCTGGGCCGGGGAACGCGTCATGGACGCGTTCCAGGACAAGTGGCCGCGGTGGCGCAGCGCCACGGCCGTCGCCGCGCACCGCGGCGCCCTGTGCTTCGGCCCCAACAAGGGCCGCCGGATCACGTACACCAACCCGCACCGTTGGCTGCCCGGTTTCACGCCGTACGAGGGCGACGTGGCCCTCGCCGAACTCGTACGCCGCTACCTCCACGCGTACGGTCCCGCGTCCCCGCAGCACTTCGCGCGGTGGACGGGGGCACCGCGCGGCTGGGCCGCCGGGCTGTTCCGGGGGCTCGCCGAACGGGGCGAGATCCAGCCCGTCGACCTGGCGGGCACGCCCGCGTGGGTCGTGGCCGGTGACACGGCGCTGCCCGCGGAGCCGCCGCGGGGCGTACGCCTGCTGCCGTACTTCGACGCGTACTCCGTGGGCTGCCATCCGCGCGACCGCGTGTTCCCGGGGCGCGCCGCCGAACGGGCCCTCGCCGGGGGCCAGGCGGGCAACTTCCCGGTGCTGCTCGTGGACGGTACGGCCGCCGGGGTGTGGCACCAGCGGCGTTCCGGGCGGACGATCCACCTGACCGTCGAGCCGCTGGCGTCCCTCACCACGGCGCAGCGCGCCGGACTCGACGCGCAGGCGCAGCGGCTGGGCGCCCTCATGGAGGGCACCGTACGGCTCACGGTGGGACCGGTGACGGTCGGGCCGCACGCCTGA
- a CDS encoding LutC/YkgG family protein — translation MLRRVRRALADVPAAERPEDVTVPRTYARAGGPAPGAPETVRLFAERVADYRAAVRVIPVADAASAVAAALTARGAERVVVPDGFPADWLAALAPEQTVLRDDPPLPLAALDGADGVLTTVAAAIAETGTFVLDAGTGQGRRALTLVPDYHLCVVRAAQVVLSVPEALALLDPGRPLTFVSGPSATSDIELDRIEGVHGPRTLEVLVVT, via the coding sequence ATCCTGCGCCGTGTCCGCCGGGCGCTCGCCGACGTACCGGCCGCCGAACGGCCCGAGGACGTCACCGTCCCCCGCACCTACGCGCGCGCCGGCGGACCGGCGCCCGGAGCGCCGGAGACCGTACGGCTCTTCGCGGAGCGCGTCGCCGACTACCGCGCCGCGGTCCGCGTCATCCCGGTCGCCGACGCCGCGTCTGCCGTCGCGGCGGCCCTCACGGCGCGCGGCGCCGAACGCGTCGTAGTGCCCGACGGGTTCCCCGCCGACTGGCTCGCCGCGCTCGCCCCCGAACAGACCGTGCTCCGCGACGACCCCCCGCTGCCGCTCGCCGCACTCGACGGCGCGGACGGCGTCCTCACCACCGTCGCCGCCGCCATCGCCGAGACCGGCACCTTCGTCCTGGACGCCGGAACGGGGCAGGGACGGCGTGCGCTCACCCTCGTACCCGACTACCACCTGTGCGTCGTACGCGCCGCGCAGGTCGTCCTCTCCGTACCCGAGGCGCTGGCGCTGCTGGACCCGGGGCGGCCGCTGACGTTCGTCTCCGGGCCGTCGGCGACGAGCGACATCGAACTCGACCGGATCGAGGGCGTACACGGGCCGCGCACCCTGGAGGTGCTGGTGGTGACGTGA
- a CDS encoding lactate utilization protein B, with the protein MSARTRGTGSTTDLGMPAFPAAARTALGDSQLRRNLAHATGTIRGKRAAVVGEVDDWEELREAGRALKARTLRHLDHYLTLVEERVTAAGGQVHWARDGVEAGRIVTGLVRGTGAREVVKVKSMATQEIGLNETLAEAGIAAYETDLAELIVQLGDDQPSHILVPAIHRNRAEIREIFAREMGAYGTPAPDDLTDDPRRLAEAARLHLREKFLRPKVGISGANFLVAETGTAVVVESEGNGRMCLSLPETLISVVGIEKVVPSWQDLEVFLQLLPRSSTGERMNPYTSTWTGTASGDGPSAFHLVLLDGGRTDTLADTVGRQALNCIRCSACLNVCPVYERVGGHAYGSVYPGPIGAILSPQLRGTGSEVDRSLPFASTLCGACYEVCPVKIDIPEVLVHLRARVVDESRGGGAGRGGGRRRVPKPEQVAMAAARWVLSDPARLAAAQRTGSAAGRLLARNGRIGRLPGPLSAWSDARDAPAPAAESFRSWWRRTRR; encoded by the coding sequence ATGAGCGCCCGCACACGCGGTACGGGGAGCACCACCGACCTCGGCATGCCCGCCTTCCCCGCCGCCGCCCGCACCGCCCTCGGCGACAGCCAGCTGCGCCGCAACCTCGCCCACGCCACCGGCACCATCCGCGGCAAACGGGCCGCGGTGGTCGGCGAGGTGGACGACTGGGAGGAGCTGCGCGAGGCCGGCCGCGCCCTCAAGGCACGCACGCTGCGCCACCTCGACCACTACCTCACGCTCGTGGAGGAGCGCGTCACCGCCGCCGGCGGCCAGGTGCACTGGGCGCGGGACGGCGTGGAGGCGGGCCGTATCGTCACCGGGCTCGTACGGGGCACCGGCGCGCGGGAGGTCGTCAAGGTCAAGTCGATGGCCACGCAGGAGATCGGGCTGAACGAGACCCTCGCCGAGGCGGGCATCGCCGCGTACGAGACCGACCTCGCCGAGCTCATCGTGCAGCTCGGCGACGACCAGCCCTCGCACATCCTCGTCCCCGCCATCCACCGCAACCGCGCCGAGATCCGGGAGATCTTCGCGCGCGAGATGGGCGCGTACGGCACCCCCGCCCCCGACGATCTGACCGACGACCCGCGCCGGCTGGCGGAGGCGGCCAGGCTGCACCTGCGGGAGAAGTTCCTGCGCCCGAAGGTCGGCATCTCGGGCGCCAACTTCCTGGTGGCGGAGACGGGTACGGCCGTCGTCGTCGAGTCGGAGGGCAACGGGCGGATGTGCCTGAGCCTGCCCGAGACGCTGATCTCCGTCGTCGGCATCGAGAAGGTGGTGCCCAGCTGGCAGGACCTCGAGGTGTTCCTGCAGCTGCTGCCGCGCTCGTCGACCGGCGAGCGCATGAACCCGTACACCTCCACCTGGACCGGCACCGCCAGCGGCGACGGCCCTTCCGCCTTCCACCTGGTGCTGCTCGACGGCGGACGCACCGACACGCTCGCCGACACGGTCGGGCGGCAGGCGCTCAACTGCATCCGCTGCTCCGCCTGCCTCAACGTCTGCCCGGTGTACGAGCGCGTCGGCGGGCACGCGTACGGCTCCGTCTACCCCGGCCCGATCGGCGCCATCCTGAGCCCGCAACTGCGCGGCACGGGCTCGGAAGTGGACCGTTCGCTGCCATTCGCCTCGACGCTGTGCGGGGCGTGTTACGAGGTGTGCCCCGTCAAGATCGACATTCCGGAGGTGCTGGTGCATCTGCGTGCCCGAGTGGTGGACGAGTCCCGCGGCGGCGGCGCGGGGCGGGGCGGCGGGCGGCGCCGCGTACCGAAACCGGAACAGGTCGCGATGGCCGCCGCCCGCTGGGTGCTCTCCGACCCGGCGCGGCTCGCCGCCGCCCAGCGCACCGGCTCGGCCGCCGGACGGCTGCTGGCGCGCAACGGGCGCATCGGCCGGCTGCCGGGCCCGCTCAGCGCGTGGAGCGACGCGCGGGACGCGCCGGCTCCGGCGGCGGAGAGCTTCCGCTCCTGGTGGCGGAGGACACGCAGGTGA
- a CDS encoding (Fe-S)-binding protein yields MRVALFITCFNDTLFPGTGRAVVTLLERLGCQVEFPPDQTCCGQMHFNTGYQRECVPLVRRFTDVFAGYDAVVSPSGSCSAMVRDHHARVAEVAGDDGLAAAVRELPRVYELSEFLVDVLRVTDVGAYFPHRVTYHPTCHSLRMLRVGDKPLSLLRAVRGLELAELPAADQCCGFGGTFALKNADTSMAMCADKVRHVRDTGAEVLCAGDNSCLMHIGGMLSRLRTGVRTLHLAEILAATEEAPLKLQPGPQPGLQPGPQPGPHPRPHPRAPERREAKPA; encoded by the coding sequence ATGCGCGTCGCGCTCTTCATCACCTGCTTCAACGACACGCTCTTCCCCGGCACCGGCCGGGCCGTGGTGACGCTGCTCGAACGGCTCGGCTGCCAGGTCGAGTTCCCGCCCGACCAGACCTGCTGCGGGCAGATGCACTTCAACACCGGCTACCAGCGCGAGTGCGTGCCCCTCGTCCGCCGCTTCACCGACGTCTTCGCCGGCTACGACGCCGTGGTGAGCCCCTCCGGCTCGTGCTCGGCGATGGTCCGCGACCACCACGCCCGGGTCGCCGAGGTCGCCGGGGACGACGGGCTGGCGGCGGCCGTACGGGAGCTGCCGCGGGTGTACGAGCTGTCCGAGTTCCTCGTGGACGTGCTCCGGGTGACCGATGTCGGGGCGTACTTCCCGCACCGCGTCACGTACCACCCGACCTGCCACTCGCTGCGCATGCTGCGCGTCGGCGACAAGCCGCTGAGCCTCCTGCGCGCGGTGCGCGGCCTCGAACTGGCCGAACTGCCCGCCGCCGACCAGTGCTGCGGCTTCGGCGGCACGTTCGCGCTCAAGAACGCGGACACCTCGATGGCGATGTGCGCCGACAAGGTGCGGCACGTGCGGGACACCGGCGCCGAAGTGCTGTGCGCGGGCGACAACTCCTGTCTGATGCACATCGGCGGCATGCTGTCCCGGCTGCGTACGGGCGTCCGTACGCTCCACCTGGCCGAGATCCTCGCCGCGACCGAGGAGGCACCACTGAAACTCCAGCCGGGTCCGCAGCCGGGTCTGCAGCCGGGTCCGCAGCCGGGTCCGCATCCGCGACCGCATCCGCGGGCGCCCGAGCGCCGGGAGGCGAAGCCCGCATGA
- a CDS encoding MFS transporter codes for MTSYLTGYRQVLALPGMASLLGVSMLARTAITADVMALTMYVVLGLDMSYAAAGGVAAALTAGLALGGPLLGRLIDRRGLRTVLLGTVAVQVVFWLSVPVLPYGTLLGAAFAAGLLMVPAQPVTRQAIAAMTTAGQRRAAFALESVQGELSYMVGPAVVILGAAKMSPDVVAWGVGAAIVVGGVGIAVLNPPLRGEDEAAAGATVRPPRRSWLGHRMIAVLAMGFGTTTLLSGVDLAIVATLEEAGQVSWAAVVVAVFGVTSVAGGLMYGVLPRPFPTWLLLGLLGLVTVPAGLAHDWPWLCVAVIGTGLLTAPTLSAVADAVSRLAPASVRGEATGLQSSAQSAGFALGSPMVGVAIDASVPWPLYTFDGAGEG; via the coding sequence GTGACCAGCTACCTGACCGGATACCGACAGGTCCTCGCCCTGCCGGGGATGGCATCGCTGCTGGGCGTCTCGATGCTCGCCCGTACCGCGATCACGGCCGACGTGATGGCGCTGACGATGTACGTCGTCCTGGGCCTGGACATGAGCTACGCGGCGGCCGGAGGCGTCGCGGCGGCGCTGACCGCCGGACTGGCCCTGGGCGGGCCGCTGCTGGGCCGTCTGATCGACCGGCGGGGCCTCCGTACGGTGCTGCTGGGGACCGTCGCCGTACAGGTCGTGTTCTGGCTGAGCGTGCCGGTCCTGCCGTACGGGACGCTGCTGGGCGCCGCCTTCGCGGCGGGCCTGCTGATGGTGCCCGCCCAGCCGGTGACCCGGCAGGCGATCGCCGCGATGACGACGGCGGGGCAGCGGCGTGCCGCGTTCGCGCTGGAGTCGGTGCAGGGCGAACTGTCGTACATGGTGGGCCCGGCGGTGGTGATCCTGGGCGCCGCGAAGATGTCCCCGGACGTGGTGGCGTGGGGCGTGGGCGCCGCAATCGTGGTCGGCGGGGTCGGGATCGCCGTGCTCAACCCGCCGCTGCGGGGCGAGGACGAGGCGGCCGCGGGGGCCACCGTACGGCCGCCGCGCCGGAGTTGGCTGGGCCACCGCATGATCGCCGTACTGGCGATGGGGTTCGGTACGACGACGCTGCTCAGCGGCGTGGACCTCGCGATCGTCGCCACGCTGGAAGAGGCGGGTCAGGTGTCCTGGGCGGCCGTCGTCGTCGCCGTGTTCGGCGTGACCTCCGTGGCGGGCGGGCTGATGTACGGGGTGCTGCCGCGGCCGTTCCCCACGTGGCTGCTGCTCGGCCTGCTCGGGCTGGTGACCGTGCCGGCGGGACTGGCCCACGACTGGCCCTGGCTGTGCGTGGCCGTCATCGGCACGGGGCTGCTCACCGCGCCGACGCTGTCGGCGGTGGCCGACGCGGTGAGCAGGCTGGCACCGGCGAGCGTGCGGGGCGAGGCCACCGGGCTCCAGTCCTCGGCGCAGAGCGCGGGGTTCGCGCTCGGGTCGCCGATGGTGGGGGTGGCGATCGACGCGTCCGTACCCTGGCCCTTATACACATTTGACGGCGCCGGCGAAGGCTGA
- a CDS encoding LysR family transcriptional regulator: MARDLETALLRSFVTVVRAGSISRAAATLGQTQPALSQQVRKLESAVGRPLLYRSPAGVSLTRAGEELLPYAERILSLSAQALSATGRVLTGRCGVGLLEDLAASQLPQALADLALLHPGATLEVLSCSNAEMREAYDAGRVQLVLDEAPYVPGTPRWTVRRPLVWALGKGVDVTADPLPVVLFSDACAWRTSVLEAMERAGRPWRVAFESNSLVGVLAAVRAGLGVAALLPTNIEPAMACHDPDALPALPDVEFALARHPRSEGDPLIDAVETALRRMI; this comes from the coding sequence ATGGCCAGGGATCTCGAGACCGCGCTCCTGCGGTCCTTCGTCACCGTCGTACGGGCGGGCAGCATCAGCCGTGCCGCGGCCACGCTCGGACAGACCCAGCCCGCGCTGAGCCAGCAGGTGCGCAAGCTGGAGAGCGCCGTCGGCCGTCCGCTGCTGTACCGGTCGCCGGCCGGCGTCTCGCTCACCCGTGCGGGGGAGGAGCTGCTGCCGTACGCCGAACGCATCCTCTCCCTCTCCGCACAGGCCCTCTCCGCGACCGGTCGCGTGCTCACCGGCCGCTGCGGCGTCGGCCTGCTCGAAGACCTCGCCGCGTCCCAGCTGCCGCAGGCCCTCGCCGATCTCGCCCTGCTGCATCCCGGCGCGACCCTGGAGGTGCTCAGCTGCTCCAACGCCGAGATGCGGGAGGCGTACGACGCGGGCCGCGTCCAGCTCGTGCTCGACGAGGCGCCGTACGTCCCCGGTACGCCGCGCTGGACCGTACGCCGCCCGCTGGTCTGGGCGCTCGGCAAAGGCGTCGACGTGACCGCCGATCCGCTCCCGGTGGTGCTGTTCTCGGACGCGTGCGCGTGGCGTACGTCGGTGCTGGAGGCGATGGAACGGGCCGGGCGGCCCTGGCGGGTGGCCTTCGAAAGCAACAGCCTGGTCGGTGTCCTCGCCGCCGTACGGGCCGGACTCGGCGTCGCGGCGCTCCTCCCCACGAACATCGAACCGGCCATGGCCTGCCACGACCCGGACGCGCTCCCCGCACTGCCGGACGTCGAGTTCGCTCTCGCGCGCCACCCGCGGAGCGAAGGCGATCCGCTGATCGACGCCGTGGAGACCGCCCTGCGGCGCATGATCTGA
- a CDS encoding amidinotransferase, producing the protein MVAAELPVSPVSSHNEWDPLEEIIVGRLEGATIPSDHPVVACNIPPWAARLQGLAGGFQYPRVMIERAQEELDGFIALLESLGVTVRRPDAVDHSRRYATPDWSSRGFCNTCPRDSLLVVGDEIIETPMAWPCRYFETHSYREILKDCFRRGARWTAAPKPQLTDELFDEEFRVPEPGESMRHILTEFEPVFDAADFTRAGRDLFVTRSNVTNGMGIDWLRRHLGPGYRIHEIESSCRRPMHIDTTFVLLAPGKVLINPEYVDPDRLPDVLRSWDILTAPEPNPIDERLLKLTSMCGKWLSMNVLMLDEKRVIAERHHTGMLRALERWGFEPIPCDLLHYAPFGGSFHCATVDLRRRGTLESYFD; encoded by the coding sequence ATGGTGGCAGCAGAGCTCCCTGTTTCGCCGGTCAGTTCACACAACGAGTGGGACCCGCTGGAGGAGATCATCGTCGGGCGCCTAGAAGGCGCCACGATCCCCTCCGACCACCCCGTCGTCGCCTGCAACATCCCGCCCTGGGCGGCGCGCCTGCAAGGGCTGGCGGGCGGCTTCCAGTACCCGCGGGTGATGATCGAGCGGGCGCAGGAGGAGCTGGACGGGTTCATCGCCCTCCTGGAGTCCCTCGGCGTCACCGTACGGCGCCCGGACGCGGTCGACCACAGCCGCCGCTACGCCACCCCCGACTGGTCCTCCCGCGGCTTCTGCAACACCTGCCCGCGCGACAGCCTCCTCGTCGTCGGCGACGAGATCATCGAGACGCCCATGGCGTGGCCCTGCCGCTACTTCGAGACGCACTCCTACCGCGAGATCCTCAAGGACTGCTTCCGGCGCGGAGCCCGCTGGACCGCTGCCCCGAAACCGCAGCTCACCGACGAACTCTTCGACGAGGAATTCCGTGTCCCCGAGCCCGGCGAGTCGATGCGCCACATCCTCACCGAGTTCGAGCCCGTATTCGACGCGGCCGACTTCACGCGCGCGGGCCGGGACCTGTTCGTCACGCGCAGCAACGTCACCAACGGCATGGGCATCGACTGGCTGCGCCGCCACCTCGGCCCCGGCTACCGCATCCACGAGATCGAGAGCAGTTGCCGCCGCCCCATGCACATCGACACGACGTTCGTCCTGCTCGCGCCGGGCAAGGTGCTGATCAATCCCGAGTACGTCGACCCCGACCGGCTGCCCGACGTACTCCGCTCGTGGGACATCCTGACCGCCCCCGAGCCGAATCCGATCGACGAGCGCCTGCTCAAGCTCACTTCCATGTGCGGGAAATGGCTGAGCATGAACGTCCTCATGCTCGACGAGAAGCGCGTGATCGCGGAGCGGCACCACACGGGGATGCTGCGCGCCCTCGAACGCTGGGGCTTCGAGCCGATCCCGTGCGATCTCCTGCACTACGCGCCGTTCGGCGGCTCGTTCCACTGCGCGACCGTCGACCTGCGGCGGCGCGGCACGCTGGAGTCGTACTTCGACTGA
- a CDS encoding helix-turn-helix domain-containing protein, whose product MANIKRLDSGASPLHYFGAELRLRRNAASLTCDQLGAQLYCTGALISQIETAVRHPTEDFIRRADDALGAEGALMRMWPLLKRSRLPYKHRQIAELESSATGIYAFQPQLVHGLLQTQAYARAVLGVLDRENLDTRIEAWMARQQVLTSEEPPMYWLVLSEAVLHQEIGGAEVMHEQLTRLLSYVDTRHVQIQVLPWEVGAHTGVDGGFRLYSFKDQPGILYSDGYGAQPTANPEEFADVSLRYDLLRAAALSIEDSARLIARVLEERYDPHPETGQFPLA is encoded by the coding sequence GTGGCCAACATCAAGCGACTCGACTCCGGGGCCTCGCCCCTCCACTACTTCGGCGCCGAGCTGCGGCTCAGGCGCAACGCGGCATCGCTCACGTGCGATCAGCTCGGCGCGCAGCTCTACTGCACAGGGGCCCTCATCAGCCAGATCGAGACGGCTGTCAGGCACCCGACCGAGGACTTCATCCGCCGCGCCGACGATGCCCTGGGGGCGGAGGGCGCGCTGATGCGCATGTGGCCCCTGCTGAAACGGAGCCGGTTGCCGTACAAGCACCGGCAGATCGCCGAGCTGGAGTCGTCCGCGACGGGGATCTACGCGTTCCAGCCGCAACTGGTGCACGGGCTGCTCCAGACGCAGGCGTACGCGCGGGCGGTGCTCGGAGTTCTGGACCGCGAGAATCTGGACACGCGGATCGAGGCGTGGATGGCGCGGCAGCAAGTGCTGACCAGTGAAGAGCCCCCGATGTACTGGCTGGTGCTCAGCGAGGCGGTGCTGCACCAGGAGATCGGCGGCGCTGAGGTCATGCACGAGCAACTGACCCGCCTGTTGAGCTATGTGGACACCCGGCACGTACAGATCCAGGTGCTTCCGTGGGAAGTGGGAGCGCACACGGGAGTGGATGGCGGCTTTCGTCTCTATTCCTTCAAGGACCAGCCAGGCATCCTCTACAGCGATGGCTACGGTGCTCAACCCACGGCCAATCCGGAGGAATTTGCAGACGTATCGCTCCGATACGATCTGCTGCGGGCCGCCGCCCTCTCCATCGAGGACTCGGCTCGGCTGATCGCCCGCGTGCTGGAGGAACGCTATGACCCACATCCCGAGACAGGCCAATTCCCGTTGGCGTAA
- a CDS encoding DUF397 domain-containing protein: protein MTHIPRQANSRWRKSSYSTNDNGACVECATLGAAAWRKSSYSTNDNGDCVEIAELSAAVAIRDSKNPGGPHLTVSIEAFAAFVRETAA, encoded by the coding sequence ATGACCCACATCCCGAGACAGGCCAATTCCCGTTGGCGTAAGTCGAGTTACAGCACGAACGACAACGGCGCGTGCGTCGAGTGCGCCACGCTCGGCGCCGCCGCCTGGCGCAAGTCCAGCTACAGCACCAATGACAACGGGGACTGCGTAGAGATCGCCGAGCTGTCCGCCGCCGTCGCCATCCGCGACTCCAAGAACCCCGGCGGCCCGCACCTCACCGTCTCCATCGAGGCGTTCGCCGCCTTCGTACGGGAGACGGCTGCCTGA
- a CDS encoding DUF397 domain-containing protein, translating into MKDLYGDLYGEDLTGATWVRPCASQTEICVEVAALSNGGWALRDSKRPDLPALRFTEEEISQFMQEAPRLFARGE; encoded by the coding sequence ATGAAGGATCTGTACGGAGACCTGTACGGCGAGGACCTGACCGGAGCAACCTGGGTCAGGCCGTGTGCCAGCCAGACGGAGATCTGTGTGGAGGTGGCCGCACTGAGCAACGGCGGCTGGGCCCTCCGCGACAGCAAGCGGCCCGACCTGCCCGCGCTGCGGTTCACGGAAGAGGAGATCAGCCAGTTCATGCAGGAGGCCCCACGCCTCTTCGCCCGGGGTGAGTGA